A section of the Humulus lupulus chromosome 2, drHumLupu1.1, whole genome shotgun sequence genome encodes:
- the LOC133815652 gene encoding secreted RxLR effector protein 161-like, whose protein sequence is MSKVSYSNAVDSIMYLMVCTRPNLAYAISVLSKYMSNPGRIHWLAMKWLSRYLVGSTKVELIYQQQQASTTIEGYSDADYAGDRDSRKSTPAYMFLMGGNCVSWKVQLQPVVALSTTESEYIATTEAIKEAIWIKGLMEEIKLLNGILTVYSDSQICVHLCKNPMFYDRTKHIEIKYHFIRDKVTLP, encoded by the coding sequence ATGAGCAAGGTATCCTATTCTAATGCAGTGGATTCTATAATGTACTTAATGGTTTGTACAAGACCAAACCTAGCCTATGCTATTAGTGTCCTTAGCAAGTATATGTCTAATCCTGGGAGAATTCATTGGCTAGCTATGAAGTGGTTATCCAGATACCTAGTTGGATCTACTAAGGTAGAATTAATCTACCAACAGCAACAAGCAAGCACTACAATAGAAGGATACAGTGATGCAGACTATGCAGGGGATagggatagtagaaagtctacacCAGCCTATATGTTTTTAATGGGAGGAAATTGTGTTAGTTGGAAGGTTCAACTACAACCTGTTGTGGCACTATCAACTACAGAATCTGAGTACATAGCAACTACTGAGGCTATAAAGGAAGCTATTTGGATAAAGGgcctaatggaggaaataaaacTGCTTAATGGTATACTTACTGTCTACTCAGATAGCCAAATTTGTGTTCATCTATGCAAAAATCCTATGTTTTATGACAGAACTAAGCACATAGAGATAAAATATCACTTCATCAGAGACAAGGTCACATTGCCATAG
- the LOC133819711 gene encoding 7-hydroxymethyl chlorophyll a reductase, chloroplastic, translating to MSSFIANLSSPSPLSFSIVSSSSPKDGKPNSVKLRDDWRQRSKPIPPGGTYPAKDHCSHCGLCDTYYIAHVKNACAFLGDGMSRIESLEPIVHGRGRNVNSLDETYFGVYDELLYARKTKPVEGAQWTGIVTTIAIEMLKSGMVEAVICVQSDPDDRFTPRPILARTPEEVLAAKGVKPTLSPNLNTLALVEAANVKRLLFCGVGCQVQALRAVEHHLNLEKLYVLGTNCVDNGTREGLDKFLKAASSEPETVLHYEFMQDYKVHLKHLDGHIEEVPYFCLPANDLVDVIAPSCYSCFDYTNALADLVVGYMGVPKYSGISMTQHPQYVTVRNERGKEMLSLVEKYLEITPTISSGQRQPFVVETVKADDNAKLGRGPSQPAPKFVGNLIAFLLNLVGPKGLEFARYSLDYHTIRNHLHVNRFWGKQRADRHTPSYAKKIVDMYNKKGEINQMLSEK from the exons atgtcTTCCTTCATCGCCAACCTCTCGTCTCCTTCTCCTCTCTCATTCTCTATTGTTTCTTCCTCTTCCCCTAAAG ATGGGAAGCCAAACTCGGTGAAGCTTAGAGATGATTGGAGGCAACGCTCCAAGCCCATTCCTCCTGGAGGCACCTACCCAGCTAAAGACCACTGCAG TCATTGTGGGTTATGTGATACATATTACATTGCCCATGTCAAGAATGCTTGTGCTTTCTTAGGTGATGGGATGTCTCGAATTGAA AGTTTGGAACCCATTGTGCATGGGAGAGGGAGGAACGTGAATTCCTTAGATGAGACTTACTTTGGGGTCTATGATGAGCTGCTATATGCTCGGAAAACTAAGCCTGTAGAAG GTGCTCAATGGACTGGGATAGTAACAACAATAGCTATAGAAATGCTTAAATCAGGCATGGTAGAAGCTGTAATTTGCGTACAAAG CGATCCAGATGACAGGTTCACCCCAAGGCCTATCTTAGCAAG GACACCAGAAGAAGTTCTAGCTGCTAAAGGTGTTAAGCCAACATTGTCTCCCAATCTGAATACCCTTGCCTTAGTTGAG GCTGCAAATGTTAAGCGTCTTCTTTTCTGTGGTGTCGGTTGCCAAGTGCAAG CATTAAGAGCCGTGGAGCATCACTTAAATTTGGAAAAACTCTATGTCTTGGGAACTAATTGTG TTGACAATGGTACTCGAGAAGGACTTGATAAGTTTCTGAAGGCTGCAAGCAGTGAACCTGAAACAGTTTTGCATTATGAATTTATGCAAGATTATAAG GTCCATTTGAAGCATCTGGACGGTCACATCGAAGAG GTCCCTTATTTCTGTCTACCTGCAAATGACTTAGTCGACGTTATTGCTCCATCTTGCTATAG CTGTTTTGACTACACAAATGCTTTAGCG GATCTGGTTGTTGGGTACATGGGTGTACCAAAATATTCAGGAATCAGCATGACACAACATCCCCAATATGTTACTGTAAG AAATGAACGTGGAAAAGAAATGCTAAGTCTGGTTGAGAAGTATCTGGAGATCACCCCAACAATTAGTAGT GGTCAGCGCCAACCGTTTGTTGTGGAGACTGTCAAGGCAGATGATAATGCTAAACTGG GTAGAGGACCTTCTCAACCTGCTCCTAAGTTTGTAGGGAATCTGATAGCTTTCCTTCTAAATTTG GTTGGTCCAAAGGGTCTGGAATTTGCTCGGTATTCACTCGATTACCACACCATCAGAAATCATTTGCACGTAAATCGCTTTTGGGGCAAACAGAG AGCAGATAGACACACTCCTTCCTATGCAAAGAAGATTGTTGATATGTATAACAAGAAGGGTGAAATCAATCAAATGCTTTCAGAAAAGTAG